From the Arvicola amphibius chromosome 2, mArvAmp1.2, whole genome shotgun sequence genome, one window contains:
- the LOC119807499 gene encoding elongation factor 1-alpha 1-like, which produces MGKEKTHINIVVIGHVDSSKSTTTGHLIYKCGGIDKRTIEKFEKEAAEMGKGSFKYAWVLDKLKAEREHGITIDISLWKFETSKYYVTVIDAPGHRDFIKNMITGTSQADCAVLIVAAGVGEFEAGISKNGQTREHALLAYTLGVKQLIVGVNKMDSTEPPYSQKRYEEIVKEVSTYIKKIGYNPDTVAFVPISGWNGDNMLEPSANMPWFKGWKVTRKDGSSSGTTLLEALDCILPPTRPTDKPLQLPLQDVYKIGGIGTVPVGRVETGVLKPGMVVTFAPVNVTTEVKSVEMHHEALPGDSVGFNVKNVSVKDVRCGNVAGDSKNDPPMEAAGFTAQVIILNQPGQISAGYAPVLDCHTAHIACKFAELKEKIDRRSGKKLEDGPKFLKSGDAAIVDMVPGKPMCVESFSDYPPLGRFAVRDMRQTVAVGVIKAMDKKAAGAGKVTKSAQKAQKAK; this is translated from the coding sequence atgggaaaggaaaagactCACATCAACATCGTCGTCATTGGACACGTCGATTCCAGCAAGTCCACTACAACCGGCCACCTGATCTACAAGTGCGGTGGAATCGACAAACGAACCATCGAGAAGTTTGAGAAGGAGGCTGCCGAGATGGGAAAAGGCTCCTTCAAATATGCCTGGGTCTTGGACAAACTGAAAGCTGAGCGTGAGCATGGTATCACTATTGACATCTCCCTGtggaagtttgagaccagcaagTACTATGTGACTGTCATTGATGCCCCAGGACACAGAGACTTCATCAAAAACATGATTACAGGCACATCACAGGCTGACTGTGCTGTCCTGATTGTTGCTGCTGGTGTTGGTGAATTCGAAGCTGGTATTTCCAAGAATGGGCAGACCCGTGAGCATGCACTTCTGGCTTACACCCTGGGTGTGAAACAGCTAATTGTTGGTGTCAACAAAATGGATTCCACTGAGCCACCCTACAGCCAGAAGAGATACGAGGAAATTGTTAAGGAAGTCAGCACCTACATTAAGAAGATTGGCTACAACCCTGACACAGTAGCATTTGTGCCAATTTCTGGTTGGAATGGTGACAACATGCTGGAGCCAAGTGCTAATATGCCTTGGTTCAAGGGATGGAAAGTCACTCGCAAAGATGGTAGTTCCAGTGGGACCACCCTGCTGGAAGCTTTGGATTGTATCCTGCCACCAACTCGTCCAACTGACAAGCCTCTGCAACTGCCCCTCCAGGACGTCTATAAAATTGGTGGTATTGGGACTGTCCCTGTGGGCCGAGTGGAGACCGGTGTTTtaaaacctggcatggtggtgacCTTTGCTCCAGTCAATGTGACAACAGAAGTAAAGTCTGTTGAAATGCACCATGAAGCTCTTCCTGGGGACAGTGTGGGCTTCAATGTGAAGAACGTGTCTGTCAAAGATGTTAGATGTGGCAACGTTGCTGGTGACAGCAAAAATGACCCACCAATGGAAGCTGCTGGCTTCACTGCTCAGGTGATTATCCTGAACCAGCCAGGCCAAATTAGTGCTGGCTATGCTCCTGTACTAGATTGTCACACAGCTCACATAGCATGCAAGTTTGCTGAGCTTAAAGAAAAGATTGATCGTCGTTCTGGCAAGAAGCTGGAAGATGGCCCCAAATTCTTGAAATCCGGTGATGCAGCCATTGTTGATATGGTTCCTGGCAAGCCCATGTGTGTTGAGAGCTTCTCTGACTATCCTCCACTGGGTCGTTTCGCTGTTCGTGACATGAGGCAGACAGTTGCTGTGGGTGTCATCAAAGCTATGGACAAGAAGGCTGCTGGAGCTGGCAAGGTCACCAAGTCTGCCCAGAAAGCTCAGAAGGCTAAATGA